In the Puntigrus tetrazona isolate hp1 chromosome 9, ASM1883169v1, whole genome shotgun sequence genome, one interval contains:
- the srpx gene encoding sushi repeat-containing protein SRPX isoform X2: MSDCLLRPQASDCFLFFRGCATLSVFMFLHACLDDASCQGVPWCAPVKVKHGHISCQTPRGERYKNVLGTRCKIRCKTGYEMHGSSEILCMASKQWSGNYACREVRCPKLAMPSNGGYKCSDGSYFNSRCQFFCSPGYTLRGGHSATCQSSRTWSGANSVCVDVDPPVIKCPNIKEKTAEPGKLTAKVTWDTPEGKDTADGILTDVILKGKPSGSQFSEGNHKLSYTVFDRAENKASCRFNVRVRVRRCTPLSVPDNGWMKCDSAGDNYGATCEFRCLGGYDLRGSAARVCQFNMEWSGLETSCAPMNINVGVRSAAVLLDQFYEKRRVLIISAPSAANHYYRFQMTNLQHAQCGLDLRHVTVIELVGVYPAQIGRIRHRLIPPGLALQLRLQLQLSQNSFNMVLLDKQGVDKQRYTFPITAAEIFTTIDTFPLRTEEAILQKEAGHSC, encoded by the exons ATGTCTGACTGCCTGCTTAGGCCTCAGGCCTCTGACTGCTTCCTCTTCTTCCGCGGCTGTGCTACTTTATCTGTGTTCATGTTTCTCCATGCATGTCTGGATGATGCCAGTTGTCAAG GCGTTCCGTGGTGTGCTCCAGTGAAAGTCAAACACGGTCACATCAGCTGCCAGACACCACGTGGAGAACGTTATAAGAATGTTCTGGGAACCCGCTGCAAGATCCGCTGTAAGACAGGCTACGAGATGCACGGCAGCAGCGAGATCCTCTGTATGGCCAGCAAACAGTGGTCTGGAAACTACGCTTGCAGAG AGGTCCGCTGCCCTAAACTGGCCATGCCGTCTAACGGAGGTTATAAGTGTTCAGACGGATCGTACTTCAACTCCCGCTGCCAGTTCTTCTGCTCACCGGGGTACACGCTTCGAGGAGGCCACAGCGCCACCTGCCAAAGCAGCAGAACGTGGAGCGGTGCTAACAGCGTGTGCGTAG atgTGGATCCCCCCGTTATTAAGTGCCCTAATATAAAGGAGAAGACCGCAGAACCGGGAAAACTCACCGCCAAAGTGACGTGGGACACACCAGAGGGCAAAGACACGGCAGACGGCATCCTGACAGA CGTTATACTGAAAGGAAAGCCCTCAGGCTCACAGTTTTCAGAAGGAAATCACAAATTATCATATACCGTGTTTGACCGAGCCGAGAACAAGGCGTCCTGCCGGTTCAACGTTCGAGTGAGAG TGCGCCGCTGTACTCCTCTCTCCGTCCCTGACAATGGCTGGATGAAATGCGACAGTGCCGGTGATAATTACGGGGCCACATGTGAATTTCGCTGTCTGGGCGGCTACGACCTGAGGGGCAGCGCTGCCAGAGTCTGCCAGTTTAACATGGAGTGGTCTGGCCTGGAGACTTCCTGTGCTC ccatgaatattaatgttgGTGTGCGATCCGCTGCTGTATTACTGGACCAGTTCTATGAGAAACGCCGCGTTCTGATCATCTCTGCCCCCTCAGCTGCCAATCACTACTACAGATTCCAGATGACTAATTTACAG CATGCCCAGTGCGGTCTGGACTTGAGACATGTGACAGTGATCGAGCTGGTGGGCGTTTATCCAGCTCAGATTGGCCGCATTAGACACAGACTCATCCCTCCAGGACTAGCTCTACAACTCAG GTTGCAGCTGCAGCTGTCTCAGAACTCATTTAACATGGTGCTGCTGGACAAACAGGGAGTGGACAAACAGCGCTACACTTTCCCCATCACAGCAGCGGAGATCTTTACCACCATCGACACATTTCCCCTCCGCACCGAGGAGGCCATTCTACAGAAAGAGGCCGGACATAGCTGctag
- the srpx gene encoding sushi repeat-containing protein SRPX isoform X3, with protein MDTWMCVYMLVGLQLCGSFAYDGSGYWPYTDDEDVRYTGVPWCAPVKVKHGHISCQTPRGERYKNVLGTRCKIRCKTGYEMHGSSEILCMASKQWSGNYACREVRCPKLAMPSNGGYKCSDGSYFNSRCQFFCSPGYTLRGGHSATCQSSRTWSGANSVCVDVDPPVIKCPNIKEKTAEPGKLTAKVTWDTPEGKDTADGILTDVILKGKPSGSQFSEGNHKLSYTVFDRAENKASCRFNVRVRVRRCTPLSVPDNGWMKCDSAGDNYGATCEFRCLGGYDLRGSAARVCQFNMEWSGLETSCAPMNINVGVRSAAVLLDQFYEKRRVLIISAPSAANHYYRFQMTNLQHAQCGLDLRHVTVIELVGVYPAQIGRIRHRLIPPGLALQLRLQLQLSQNSFNMVLLDKQGVDKQRYTFPITAAEIFTTIDTFPLRTEEAILQKEAGHSC; from the exons ATGGacacctggatgtgtgtgtatatgttagTGGGACTTCAGCTGTGCGGGAGTTTCGCGTATGACG GCTCTGGATACTGGCCATAcactgatgatgaagatgtgAGATACACAG GCGTTCCGTGGTGTGCTCCAGTGAAAGTCAAACACGGTCACATCAGCTGCCAGACACCACGTGGAGAACGTTATAAGAATGTTCTGGGAACCCGCTGCAAGATCCGCTGTAAGACAGGCTACGAGATGCACGGCAGCAGCGAGATCCTCTGTATGGCCAGCAAACAGTGGTCTGGAAACTACGCTTGCAGAG AGGTCCGCTGCCCTAAACTGGCCATGCCGTCTAACGGAGGTTATAAGTGTTCAGACGGATCGTACTTCAACTCCCGCTGCCAGTTCTTCTGCTCACCGGGGTACACGCTTCGAGGAGGCCACAGCGCCACCTGCCAAAGCAGCAGAACGTGGAGCGGTGCTAACAGCGTGTGCGTAG atgTGGATCCCCCCGTTATTAAGTGCCCTAATATAAAGGAGAAGACCGCAGAACCGGGAAAACTCACCGCCAAAGTGACGTGGGACACACCAGAGGGCAAAGACACGGCAGACGGCATCCTGACAGA CGTTATACTGAAAGGAAAGCCCTCAGGCTCACAGTTTTCAGAAGGAAATCACAAATTATCATATACCGTGTTTGACCGAGCCGAGAACAAGGCGTCCTGCCGGTTCAACGTTCGAGTGAGAG TGCGCCGCTGTACTCCTCTCTCCGTCCCTGACAATGGCTGGATGAAATGCGACAGTGCCGGTGATAATTACGGGGCCACATGTGAATTTCGCTGTCTGGGCGGCTACGACCTGAGGGGCAGCGCTGCCAGAGTCTGCCAGTTTAACATGGAGTGGTCTGGCCTGGAGACTTCCTGTGCTC ccatgaatattaatgttgGTGTGCGATCCGCTGCTGTATTACTGGACCAGTTCTATGAGAAACGCCGCGTTCTGATCATCTCTGCCCCCTCAGCTGCCAATCACTACTACAGATTCCAGATGACTAATTTACAG CATGCCCAGTGCGGTCTGGACTTGAGACATGTGACAGTGATCGAGCTGGTGGGCGTTTATCCAGCTCAGATTGGCCGCATTAGACACAGACTCATCCCTCCAGGACTAGCTCTACAACTCAG GTTGCAGCTGCAGCTGTCTCAGAACTCATTTAACATGGTGCTGCTGGACAAACAGGGAGTGGACAAACAGCGCTACACTTTCCCCATCACAGCAGCGGAGATCTTTACCACCATCGACACATTTCCCCTCCGCACCGAGGAGGCCATTCTACAGAAAGAGGCCGGACATAGCTGctag
- the srpx gene encoding sushi repeat-containing protein SRPX isoform X1: protein MSDCLLRPQASDCFLFFRGCATLSVFMFLHACLDDASCQGRFMRTCVMCALLCFSSLYLRTCVIRRLFLGVPWCAPVKVKHGHISCQTPRGERYKNVLGTRCKIRCKTGYEMHGSSEILCMASKQWSGNYACREVRCPKLAMPSNGGYKCSDGSYFNSRCQFFCSPGYTLRGGHSATCQSSRTWSGANSVCVDVDPPVIKCPNIKEKTAEPGKLTAKVTWDTPEGKDTADGILTDVILKGKPSGSQFSEGNHKLSYTVFDRAENKASCRFNVRVRVRRCTPLSVPDNGWMKCDSAGDNYGATCEFRCLGGYDLRGSAARVCQFNMEWSGLETSCAPMNINVGVRSAAVLLDQFYEKRRVLIISAPSAANHYYRFQMTNLQHAQCGLDLRHVTVIELVGVYPAQIGRIRHRLIPPGLALQLRLQLQLSQNSFNMVLLDKQGVDKQRYTFPITAAEIFTTIDTFPLRTEEAILQKEAGHSC, encoded by the exons ATGTCTGACTGCCTGCTTAGGCCTCAGGCCTCTGACTGCTTCCTCTTCTTCCGCGGCTGTGCTACTTTATCTGTGTTCATGTTTCTCCATGCATGTCTGGATGATGCCAGTTGTCAAGGTAGGTTCATGAGAACGTGTGTTATGTGTGCTTTGTTATGTTTTTCTTCGCTGTATTTGCGTACGTGCGTGATAAGGCGTCTCTTTCTAGGCGTTCCGTGGTGTGCTCCAGTGAAAGTCAAACACGGTCACATCAGCTGCCAGACACCACGTGGAGAACGTTATAAGAATGTTCTGGGAACCCGCTGCAAGATCCGCTGTAAGACAGGCTACGAGATGCACGGCAGCAGCGAGATCCTCTGTATGGCCAGCAAACAGTGGTCTGGAAACTACGCTTGCAGAG AGGTCCGCTGCCCTAAACTGGCCATGCCGTCTAACGGAGGTTATAAGTGTTCAGACGGATCGTACTTCAACTCCCGCTGCCAGTTCTTCTGCTCACCGGGGTACACGCTTCGAGGAGGCCACAGCGCCACCTGCCAAAGCAGCAGAACGTGGAGCGGTGCTAACAGCGTGTGCGTAG atgTGGATCCCCCCGTTATTAAGTGCCCTAATATAAAGGAGAAGACCGCAGAACCGGGAAAACTCACCGCCAAAGTGACGTGGGACACACCAGAGGGCAAAGACACGGCAGACGGCATCCTGACAGA CGTTATACTGAAAGGAAAGCCCTCAGGCTCACAGTTTTCAGAAGGAAATCACAAATTATCATATACCGTGTTTGACCGAGCCGAGAACAAGGCGTCCTGCCGGTTCAACGTTCGAGTGAGAG TGCGCCGCTGTACTCCTCTCTCCGTCCCTGACAATGGCTGGATGAAATGCGACAGTGCCGGTGATAATTACGGGGCCACATGTGAATTTCGCTGTCTGGGCGGCTACGACCTGAGGGGCAGCGCTGCCAGAGTCTGCCAGTTTAACATGGAGTGGTCTGGCCTGGAGACTTCCTGTGCTC ccatgaatattaatgttgGTGTGCGATCCGCTGCTGTATTACTGGACCAGTTCTATGAGAAACGCCGCGTTCTGATCATCTCTGCCCCCTCAGCTGCCAATCACTACTACAGATTCCAGATGACTAATTTACAG CATGCCCAGTGCGGTCTGGACTTGAGACATGTGACAGTGATCGAGCTGGTGGGCGTTTATCCAGCTCAGATTGGCCGCATTAGACACAGACTCATCCCTCCAGGACTAGCTCTACAACTCAG GTTGCAGCTGCAGCTGTCTCAGAACTCATTTAACATGGTGCTGCTGGACAAACAGGGAGTGGACAAACAGCGCTACACTTTCCCCATCACAGCAGCGGAGATCTTTACCACCATCGACACATTTCCCCTCCGCACCGAGGAGGCCATTCTACAGAAAGAGGCCGGACATAGCTGctag
- the rpgra gene encoding LOW QUALITY PROTEIN: X-linked retinitis pigmentosa GTPase regulator (The sequence of the model RefSeq protein was modified relative to this genomic sequence to represent the inferred CDS: inserted 1 base in 1 codon) produces the protein MTGETDTEIPETGAVFTFGKSKIANNVPSRLWLKNDIPVQISCGQSHSAFVTEQGRLFVFGNNNRGQLGLQTKGPVNKPTCVKVLKGERAQFVACGTVHTLVSTSQGEIFAAGGNSDGQLGLGHCNDSVSFQRLHPFCDNAPIKLLSAGGHTSAALTEDGRLFLWGDNSVGQLGLGNDSHALLPKELKLKQSIQWVSCGYRHSALVTDNGDVFTFGESADGRLGLSAHQLANHSHPQRVESLHGVLQVACGDKHTLALTENELYSFGRGEFGQLGLGTLMFLADTPVAVGHFRKGRVSHVTCGENHSALITDSGLLYTFGDGRYGKLGLGDENFTNQFSPTVCQRFFDYSVMSVACGFSHMLVFARPRQQESEEVCLEDEDVTYSYLDRCYTSMLQGQPLEHIPDPAPALVSQPTFLPSSLPTSHRWSLSTRARRRQRESSPAQFGPEFCSLPPPTTGFTALALTGNIIQPRSPRDTPKRFKTESDSSSITLPVMTTPLTQITKKNDDCHSVGRSENSISDNHSGMVENIPQHAPPTEVHGAYVSPPSSNLKSKKAKSGDLKNPAMAEEHSSLTASQSKIQTKTNKKTIQSTNNKSKSQAVDIRLSSDRISAKENEGSSETCSTNTDPRDNISETDKYSTVQHAESRSQEVSALSEIEKKTKTSSIKSQKTFSRSSPFQEVGQVRTTSTKEVKTPKIKEMGIPVRATKRVKSPVKVQNVSSGAREVNKVESVPQADAQRDIKPSPGNAQEVRTKPINKQEKRVSTPVKIPAKIQSTPKKGKEKIYVDTEERLSELAPKKAKKKRSDVERAPKSETASKTSSPQSVSIPTQTSKAEKQKPVESKNSEFELKHAIPANEKTELKKGNDSKIPQNSDISFPPIKNQKSGRTAKKRQSASNLHSXAKNSQSPTDKVLTEQKHEFPSIKSLAPERGHSFSSLWSNNQSATNKSATKETESSSGKLLSPSSSSHHKQSQQKINKLSKKTAEPKEPDRKPHAEQSIMGSVVSSLPAMAMASAAPLLIKAAEVLSEPQPEPSIQMSSHALVSKETPGSNILQEQEVEQESTVQDVSAIEEVDDSIIEQQITQDEQNELVSKETEMWVSDDEKIQEEEHVKDSKTERKEEGGEEESLAEEEDELEGVGQGEESSAVEEEEERESDNYEDKGENTQQGEEENEEEEEEEEGEAAGEEEDDSKSRQSSRSEGGMSKGEESGDETEREEGEQSEEQEKEEIEDKETDEKEEDEESGNEDKEEERESEVEDEEKTDAEEEQEGESSDEEKTDEQYESERSDEEEGDSEEKDEIEEEDEENETVGGEGEQEEKEEEESEEEDETVEGEEEQEEKEEEDEENNEKLKDKKDGVTNKSEEERVREEEEEKQNEVEAEDEDKMSETDGEKQEGKEQIEEEEEIDTGEEKFGEKENLDVLETQETERGDEDDEMEEENNAEESGDEEEAEEDEIDKGDENKTTERRQREQRETNEEEGEGGEEVEEEEEEEEEEKEISEEEEQAEESEEEEEESDQEEKNIKTETNRRKQRESSEEEEEEEESEEEEEETKQEKKNIKTETNRRKQRESSEEEEEQEEESEEEEEEEIEQKEKNIKIEASEEEEEEQSEGDEDEEEEEETEHEKKNIREEKHGSNEEEEQEEEGEEEEEEEEAELKKENISKTNERKQRETSEEEEEEDEEDTEEEEEEGEEQESEEEEEGEEEEEEEEKTKKVPKQRAKPEVLPPRRQTSSQRDRQKSRQRHQQNVKEKRQTDSGAQDPQFWNNVLPQYLNLK, from the exons ATGACAGGAGAAACAGACACAGAAATACCAG AAACAGGTGCTGTATTCACCTTTGGAAAGAGTAAAATAGCAAACAATGTACCCAGCAGATTATGGCTAAAGAATGATATACCTGTGCAAATCTCATGTGGACAGTCACACTCTGCCTTTGTAACAG AGCAGGGCcgtttgtttgtgtttggaaATAATAACAGAGGTCAGCTCGGTCTTCAAACCAAAGGACCGGTGAATAAACCGACCTGTGTTAAAG TTCTTAAAGGGGAAAGAGCTCAGTTTGTTGCCTGTGGGACTGTTCACACACTCGTAAGCACCT CACAAGGGGAAATTTTTGCAGCTGGAGGAAACAGTGATGGACAGCTCGGACTGGGCCACTGTAACGACAGCGTTTCTTTCCAGCGGCTCCACCCCTTTTGTGACAATGCTCCAATCAAATTGCTCTCTGCAGGCGGCCACACCTCTGCTGCACTTACAG AGGATGGCAGGCTTTTTCTGTGGGGTGATAACTCTGTTGGTCAGCTTGGTTTGGGGAATGACAGCCATGCCTTATTGCCTAAAGAGCTGAAACTAAAACAGTCAATTCAGTGGGTCTCGTGTGGATATAGACACTCAGCTCTGGTCACAG ATAACGGTGATGTTTTCACTTTCGGGGAGAGTGCAGATGGACGACTGGGTCTTTCTGCTCATCAGCTGGCCAACCACAGTCATCCTCAGCGGGTTGAATCTCTGCACGGAGTGCTGCAGGTGGCATGTGGAGACAAGCACACACTAGCTCTTACAG AGAATGAGTTGTATTCTTTTGGCCGTGGGGAGTTTGGGCAGCTGGGCTTGGGGACACTTATGTTTTTAGCAGACACACCTGTTGCTGTCGGCCACTTCAGGAAAGGCAGGGTCAGTCATGTCACATGTGGTGAAAACCACAGTGCATTAATAACAG ACAGTGGTCTTCTATATACATTTGGAGATGGCCGTTATGGGAAGTTGGGCCTTGGAGATGAGAATTTCACCAATCAGTTCAGTCCAACTGTATGCCAGAGGTTCTTTGATTACTCAGTCATGTCT GTGGCCTGTGGTTTCAGTCACATGCTGGTTTTCGCACGGCCACGGCAACAGGAAAGTGAAGAAGTTTGTTTAGAAGATGAAGATGTTACCTACTCTTACCTGGACAGGTGTTACACCTCAATGTTACAGGGGCAACCTTTAGAGCATATTCCAGACCCAGCACCTGCTCTAGTCTCACAACCCACCTTTCTCCCCTCATCTCTTCCAACTTCTCACCGCTGGAGCCTATCAACACGTGCCAGACGAAGACAGAGG gagagCTCACCTGCACAGTTTGGCCCAGAATTTTGCAGTCTCCCTCCTCCTACAACTGGCTTTACTGCACTAGCCCTGACAGGCAACATCATACAACCCAGATCTCCCAGAGACACTCCTAAACGCTTCAAAACTGAATCTGATTCTTCCTCAATCACACTGCCTGTCATGACAACACCAc TCACACAAATCACAAAGAAGAATGATGACTGCCATAGTGTTGGAAGATCTGAAAACAGCATATCAGACAAT CATTCTGGCATGGTAGAGAATATCCCTCAACATGCTCCCCCCACCGAAGTACATGGTGCTTATGTTTCTCCACCATCAAGCAATCTAAAAAGCAAGAAGGCCAAGTCTGGAGATTTAAAGAACCCTGCCATGGCGGAAGAACATTCTTCTCTTACAGCATCACAAAGCAAaatacaaaccaaaacaaacaaaaaaaccatccagagtacaaataataaatctaaaagtcAAGCAGTAGACATCAGATTATCTTCAGATAGAATATCAGCTAAGGAAAATGAGGGAAGCAGTGAAACATGCAGTACTAATACTGATCCAAGGGACAACATTTCAGAAACAGACAAATATAGTACGGTTCAACACGCAGAGTCCAGAAGTCAAGAGGTCTCTGCTCTTTCTGAGATTGAGAAGAAGACCAAAACAAGCTCAATTAAAAGTCAAAAGACTTTCTCCAGAAGTTCTCCATTTCAGGAAGTTGGACAAGTTAGAACAACGTCCACAAAAGAGGTGAAAACTCCCAAAATAAAAGAGATGGGTATTCCAGTAAGAGCTACAAAAAGGGTCAAGTCACCAGTCAAGGTTCAAAATGTGTCCTCCGGCGCTAGAGAGGTTAACAAAGTTGAATCAGTGCCTCAGGCAGATGCTCAAAGAGACATCAAGCCATCCCCTGGAAATGCTCAAGAGGTCAGAACAAAACcgataaacaaacaagaaaagagAGTCTCAACACCAGTCAAGATTCCAGCTAAAATACAAAGCAccccaaaaaaaggaaaagaaaaaatttatGTTGACACAGAAGAAAGACTAAGTGAACTTGCaccaaagaaagcaaaaaagaagAGATCAGATGTAGAAAGAGCCCCAAAATCAGAAACAGCTTCCAAAACATCCAGCCCTCAATCAGTTTCTATCCCCACACAAACATCTAAAGCTGAAAAGCAAAAACCTGTGGAGTCTAAGAACTCAGAATTTGAGCTTAAACATGCAATTCCAGCAAATGAGAAAACTGAACTCAAAAAGGGAAATGATAGTAAAATACCTCAGAACTCTGATATATCATTTCCCCCAATTAAGAACCAAAAATCAGGaagaactgcaaaaaaaagacaatcagCTTCTAACTTGCATT AAGCAAAAAATAGTCAGTCGCCCACTGATAAAGTGCTTACTGAACAGAAACATGAATTTCCATCTATTAAAAGCTTAGCTCCAGAAAGAGGCCACTCATTTTCCAGTTTATGGTCCAATAACCAATCGGCAACCAATAAATCTGCCACCAAAGAAACCGAATCATCATCTGGTAAGTTATTGAGTCCATCAAGTTCATCACACCACAAGCAgtcacaacaaaaaataaataaattatccaAAAAAACAGCTGAACCTAAAGAGCCAGACAGGAAGCCACATGCAGAGCAGAGCATTATGGGTAGTGTAGTTTCCTCACTACCAGCCATGGCTATGGCAAGTGCTGCACCACTTCTGATAAAAGCAGCTGAAGTTCTTTCTGAACCCCAACCAGAACCAAGTATTCAAATGTCCTCACATGCATTAGTGTCCAAGGAAACACCAGGAAGCAATATCTTGCAAGAACAAGAAGTGGAACAGGAAAGCACCGTTCAGGATGTATCAGCAATCGAGGAAGTTGATGACAGCATAATTGAACAGCAGATTACACAAGATGAACAAAATGAGCTAGTTTCAAAAGAAACCGAAATGTGGGTGAGTGATGATGAAAAAATACAGGAAGAAGAACATGTCAAGGATAGtaagacagagagaaaggaagagggAGGTGAAGAAGAGAGTCTCGCTGAGGAAGAAGATGAACTTGAGGGGGTTGGGCAGGGAGAGGAGAGTAGTGCTgttgaagaggaagaagaaagagagagtgataATTATGAAGATAAAGGAGAGAATACTCAACAGGGAGAGGAGGAaaatgaagaagaggaggaggaagaagaaggtGAGGCAgcaggagaggaagaggatgacAGCAAAAGCAGACAGAGCAGCAGAAGTGAGGGAGGGATGAGTAAAGGTGAAGAAAGTGGAGATGAGACTGAAAGAGAAGAAGGAGAGCAGAGTGAGGAACAAGAGAAAGAGGAGATTGAGGACAAAGAAACTGATGAAaaggaggaagatgaagagagTGGTAATGAAGACAAGGAAGAGGAGAGGGAGAGTGAGGTGGAAGACGAGGAGAAAACAGATGCAGAGGAGGAGCAGGAAGGAGAGAGCAGTGATGAAGAGAAAACTGATGAACAATATGAAAGTGAGAGATCAGATGAAGAGGAAGGAGACAGTGAAGAAAAGGATGAGATtgaggaagaggatgaagagaATGAGACAGTGGGAGGAGAGGGAGAACAGGAAGAAAAGGAGGAAGAAGAAagtgaggaagaggatgagACAGTGGAAGGAGAGGAAGAACAGGAAGAGAAGGAGGAAGAAGATG aggaaaataatgaaaaattgaaAGACAAGAAAGATGGGGTCACAAACAAGAGTGAagaggagagagtgagagaagaagaagaagagaaacagAATGAGGTGGAAGCTGAAGATGAGGACAAAATGTCagagacagatggagaaaaaCAAGAAGGGAAAGAACAGattgaggaagaggaagaaattGATACAGGTGAAGAAAAGTTTGGAGAAAAAGAGAATCTTGACGTTTTAGAGACACAGGAAACAGAGAGAggagatgaagatgatgaaatgGAGGAAGAAAATAATGCAGAAGAAAGTGGAGATGAGGAAGAAGCAGAAGAGGACGAAATAGACAAGGGGGacgaaaataaaacaacagagagAAGACAGAGGGAACAGAGAGAAACTAATGAGGAAGAAGGGGAGGGAGGTGAAGAagtagaagaagaagaggaggaggaggaggaggag aaagaaattaGTGAGGAAGAAGAACAGGCAGAAGagagtgaggaagaggaggaagaatcTGACCAGGaagaaaagaatataaaaacagagacaaacaggAGGAAACAGAGAGAATCtagtgaagaagaagaagaggaagaagagagtgaggaagaggaggaagaaaccaaacaggaaaaaaagaatataaaaacagagacaaacagaaGGAAACAGAGAGAATCTagtgaagaggaagaggaacaggaagaagagagtgaggaagaggaggaggaagaaatagagcagaaagaaaagaatataaaaatagaagctagtgaagaggaagaagaagaacagagtgaaggtgatgaagatgaggaggaggaggaagaaacagagcatgaaaaaaagaatattagaGAAGAGAAACATGGAAGCAATGAGGAAGAAGAACAGGAGGAAGAGggtgaggaagaagaggaagaggaagaagctGAGCTGAAAAAAGAGAACATAAGCAAGACAAATGAGAGGAAACAGAGAGAAACCagtgaagaggaagaagaagaggatgaagaggatactgaggaagaggaggaggaaggggaAGAACAAGAAagtgaggaggaagaagaaggcgaggaagaggaggaggaagaagaaaagaCCAAAAAAGTACCAAAGCAGAGAGCCAAACCAGAAGTGTTACCTCCACGAAGACAGACGAGttcacagagagacagacagaagagcAGACAAAGACATCAACAGAATGTCAAAGAGAAGAGACAAACAGATAGTGGTGCTCAGGACCCTCAGTTCTGGAACAATGTCCTGCCACAGTATCTAAACCttaaataa
- the otc gene encoding ornithine transcarbamylase, mitochondrial, whose product MFAFKNIIYFGLKSAKCCQSRNFRVGKAALDSVNLKGRSFLTLKDFNAEEIKHILWVSADLKHRIKHSGEYVPLLQGKSIAMIFEKRSTRTRMSTETGFSLLGGHPCFLTPQDIHLGVNESTTDTARVLSGLADVVLARVYSHSSLEHLHKDANIPIINGLSDLYHPIQILADLLTLQEHYGSLKGLTLAWIGDGNNVLHSFMMSLAKLGVNLKVATPKGYEPDANVTKEAQLLSKQFGTKMQFLMDPMEAARDSNVLVTDTWVSMGQEEEKKKRLKDFHGYQITMKTGSVAAPDWTFLHCLPRKTEEVDEEVFYSPRSLVFTEAENRKWTIMGLMVCILTDYKPQIHKLKF is encoded by the exons atgtttgcattcaaaaacattatatattttggtcTGAAATCTGCTAAATGTTGCCAGAGCAGGAATTTTAG AGTGGGAAAAGCAGCTCTGGACAGTGTGAACCTGAAGGGCCGCAGCTTTCTAACACTAAAGGATTTTAATGCAGAGGAAATTAAACATATCCTGTGGGTTTCTGCTGACCTTAAGCATCGAATAAAACACAGTGGAGAG TATGTCCCGTTACTTCAAGGCAAATCTATCGCCATGATATTTGAGAAGAGGAGCACTAGGACCCGCATGTCCACTGAAACAG gGTTTTCTCTGTTGGGTGGCCATCCATGTTTTCTCACACCCCAGGATATTCATCTAGGAGTCAATGAGAGCACCACAGACACGGCCAG GGTGCTCTCTGGTCTGGCAGATGTAGTGTTGGCTCGGGTGTATAGTCACTCTTCTCTGGAGCACCTGCATAAAGATGCTAATATACCAATCATAAATGGCCTATCTGACCTTTACCACCCCATACAGATTCTGGCTGACCTATTGACACTACAG GAGCACTATGGCTCATTAAAAGGCCTCACTTTGGCTTGGATAGGAGATGGAAACAATGTTCTTCACTCCTTTATGATGTCACTGGCTAAACTAGGTGTCAATCTAAAAGTGGCCACACCCAAG GGTTATGAGCCAGATGCTAATGTCACTAAAGAGGCTCAGCTTCTGTCCAAACAG TTCGGTACCAAGATGCAATTCCTGATGGATCCAATGGAGGCAGCACGGGACAGTAATGTGCTGGTTACTGACACTTGGGTGAGCATGGGccaagaggaggagaagaagaagagactAAAAGATTTCCATGGTTACCAGATTACTATGAAG ACAGGAAGTGTGGCTGCACCAGACTGGACGTTTCTGCACTGTCTCCCACGTAAAACAGAGGAAGTTGACGAAGAGGTTTTCTACTCACCACGGTCCCTTGTTTTTACAGAGGCTGAGAACCGCAAGTGGACCATTATG ggtttGATGGTGTGCATCCTGACAGACTATAAGCCACAAATTCACAAactcaaattttaa